A single Capricornis sumatraensis isolate serow.1 chromosome 20, serow.2, whole genome shotgun sequence DNA region contains:
- the SIAH1 gene encoding E3 ubiquitin-protein ligase SIAH1 isoform X2 has protein sequence MSRQTATALPTGTSKCAPSQRVPALTGTTASNNDLASLFECPVCFDYVLPPILQCQSGHLVCSNCRPKLTCCPTCRGPLGSIRNLAMEKVANSVLFPCKYASSGCEITLPHTEKADHEELCEFRPYSCPCPGASCKWQGSLDAVMPHLMHQHKSITTLQGEDIVFLATDINLPGAVDWVMMQSCFGFHFMLVLEKQEKYDGHQQFFAIVQLIGTRKQAENFAYRLELNGHRRRLTWEATPRSIHEGIATAIMNSDCLVFDTSIAQLFAENGNLGINVTISMC, from the coding sequence atgaGCCGTCAGACTGCAACAGCATTACCTACCGGAACCTCAAAGTGTGCGCCGTCCCAGAGGGTGCCTGCCCTGACGGGCACAACTGCCTCCAACAATGACCTGGCGAGCCTCTTTGAGTGTCCGGTCTGCTTCGACTATGTGCTGCCACCTATTCTCCAGTGCCAGAGTGGCCATCTGGTTTGCAGCAACTGTCGCCCAAAGCTCACATGTTGTCCAACTTGCCGGGGCCCGTTGGGATCCATTCGCAACTTGGCTATGGAGAAAGTGGCCAATTCAGTACTTTTCCCTTGTAAATACGCCTCTTCTGGATGTGAAATAACTCTGCCACACACAGAAAAAGCAGACCACGAAGAGCTCTGTGAGTTTAGGCCTTATTCCTGTCCGTGCCCTGGTGCTTCCTGTAAATGGCAAGGCTCTCTGGATGCTGTCATGCCGCATCTGATGCATCAGCATAAGTCCATCACAACCCTGCAGGGAGAGGACATAGTTTTCCTTGCTACAGACATTAATCTTCCTGGTGCTGTTGACTGGGTGATGATGCAGTCCTGTTTTGGCTTTCACTTCATGTTGGTCttggagaaacaggaaaaatatgaTGGTCACCAGCAATTCTTTGCAATTGTACAGCTGATAGGAACACGCAAGCAAGCTGAAAATTTTGCTTATCGACTTGAGCTAAATGGTCATAGGCGGCGATTGACTTGGGAAGCCACTCCTCGGTCTATTCATGAGGGAATTGCAACAGCCATTATGAATAGTGACTGCCTAGTCTTTGACACCAGCATTGCACAGCTCTTTGCAGAAAATGGCAATTTAGGCATCAATGTAACTATTTCCATGTGTTGA
- the SIAH1 gene encoding E3 ubiquitin-protein ligase SIAH1 isoform X1: MTGKSPLPFLYSWRGVLLTCLPASGTRKRKEMSRQTATALPTGTSKCAPSQRVPALTGTTASNNDLASLFECPVCFDYVLPPILQCQSGHLVCSNCRPKLTCCPTCRGPLGSIRNLAMEKVANSVLFPCKYASSGCEITLPHTEKADHEELCEFRPYSCPCPGASCKWQGSLDAVMPHLMHQHKSITTLQGEDIVFLATDINLPGAVDWVMMQSCFGFHFMLVLEKQEKYDGHQQFFAIVQLIGTRKQAENFAYRLELNGHRRRLTWEATPRSIHEGIATAIMNSDCLVFDTSIAQLFAENGNLGINVTISMC, encoded by the exons ATGACCGGGAAGTCTCCCTTACCTTTTCTGTACTCCTGGAGAGGCGTCTTGCTCACTTGTTTACCAGCATCTgggacaaggaagagaaaag aaatgaGCCGTCAGACTGCAACAGCATTACCTACCGGAACCTCAAAGTGTGCGCCGTCCCAGAGGGTGCCTGCCCTGACGGGCACAACTGCCTCCAACAATGACCTGGCGAGCCTCTTTGAGTGTCCGGTCTGCTTCGACTATGTGCTGCCACCTATTCTCCAGTGCCAGAGTGGCCATCTGGTTTGCAGCAACTGTCGCCCAAAGCTCACATGTTGTCCAACTTGCCGGGGCCCGTTGGGATCCATTCGCAACTTGGCTATGGAGAAAGTGGCCAATTCAGTACTTTTCCCTTGTAAATACGCCTCTTCTGGATGTGAAATAACTCTGCCACACACAGAAAAAGCAGACCACGAAGAGCTCTGTGAGTTTAGGCCTTATTCCTGTCCGTGCCCTGGTGCTTCCTGTAAATGGCAAGGCTCTCTGGATGCTGTCATGCCGCATCTGATGCATCAGCATAAGTCCATCACAACCCTGCAGGGAGAGGACATAGTTTTCCTTGCTACAGACATTAATCTTCCTGGTGCTGTTGACTGGGTGATGATGCAGTCCTGTTTTGGCTTTCACTTCATGTTGGTCttggagaaacaggaaaaatatgaTGGTCACCAGCAATTCTTTGCAATTGTACAGCTGATAGGAACACGCAAGCAAGCTGAAAATTTTGCTTATCGACTTGAGCTAAATGGTCATAGGCGGCGATTGACTTGGGAAGCCACTCCTCGGTCTATTCATGAGGGAATTGCAACAGCCATTATGAATAGTGACTGCCTAGTCTTTGACACCAGCATTGCACAGCTCTTTGCAGAAAATGGCAATTTAGGCATCAATGTAACTATTTCCATGTGTTGA